One Deinococcus sp. LM3 genomic region harbors:
- a CDS encoding 2'-5' RNA ligase family protein, producing the protein MSPSHLLALRPPPDIEARVVAFRQAQGIRDAAAVPHLTVKARSGLDDDLGWLELVPAVAAATPPVPVELLAPRVFPNGRALYLPARSPGAVRLHLDLLGALRPTRRFGYEGPHLTPHLTLALGRRDMSMDALLDAARQAFPHPLSFTATDLVWMRKPGPGGAYQPVQSWTLGGTRDP; encoded by the coding sequence GTGAGCCCCTCGCACCTGCTGGCGCTGCGGCCCCCGCCGGACATCGAGGCCCGCGTCGTGGCTTTCCGGCAGGCTCAGGGCATCCGCGACGCGGCGGCCGTCCCTCACCTCACCGTCAAGGCCCGCAGTGGCCTGGACGACGACCTGGGCTGGCTGGAACTGGTTCCGGCGGTGGCAGCGGCGACCCCGCCCGTCCCGGTCGAACTGCTCGCGCCGCGCGTGTTCCCGAACGGCCGCGCCCTGTACCTGCCCGCCCGCAGTCCCGGTGCCGTGCGGCTGCACCTCGACCTGCTCGGCGCCCTGCGGCCCACCCGGCGCTTCGGGTATGAGGGGCCGCACCTGACCCCGCACCTGACGCTGGCGCTGGGGCGGCGGGACATGAGCATGGACGCCCTGCTGGACGCCGCGCGGCAGGCCTTCCCGCACCCGCTGTCATTCACCGCCACGGACCTCGTCTGGATGCGCAAACCCGGCCCCGGCGGCGCGTACCAACCCGTGCAGAGCTGGACGCTGGGCGGCACGCGCGACCCGTAG
- a CDS encoding NUDIX hydrolase: protein MPTLAQLRELQAIAQEGLTYSRDPFDLTRFARLRDLTAELLAEQTGQTPATVAGLLRVEEGYLTPKVDVRAVVLNPAGEVLLTRERSDGAWSLPGGWADPGESPTQIAVREVFEETGRTVRAARLLAVMDKAQHPHPPDLWAVYKLFVQCDLTGAGGAAHAENLETLDSAFFAVDALPPLSLPRNLPEQVRRVVALARDPHSAVHCD from the coding sequence ATGCCGACCCTCGCGCAGCTCCGGGAACTCCAGGCCATCGCCCAGGAGGGCCTGACCTACTCCCGCGATCCCTTCGACCTGACCCGCTTCGCGCGCCTGCGGGACCTGACCGCCGAACTGCTGGCCGAGCAGACCGGGCAGACGCCCGCCACCGTCGCCGGGTTGCTGCGGGTGGAGGAGGGGTACCTGACACCGAAAGTGGACGTGCGTGCGGTCGTGCTGAACCCGGCCGGCGAGGTCCTGTTGACCCGCGAGCGCAGCGACGGCGCGTGGAGCCTGCCCGGCGGGTGGGCCGACCCCGGCGAGAGCCCCACGCAGATCGCCGTGCGCGAGGTGTTCGAGGAGACCGGGCGCACGGTGCGCGCCGCGCGCCTGCTGGCCGTGATGGACAAGGCGCAGCATCCGCACCCGCCGGACCTGTGGGCGGTGTACAAGCTGTTCGTGCAGTGCGACCTGACCGGCGCCGGGGGCGCGGCCCACGCGGAGAACCTGGAGACGCTGGACAGCGCGTTCTTCGCCGTAGACGCCCTGCCGCCCCTGAGCCTGCCCCGCAACCTGCCGGAGCAGGTGCGGCGCGTGGTGGCGCTGGCTCGCGACCCGCACAGCGCCGTGCACTGCGACTGA
- a CDS encoding SDR family NAD(P)-dependent oxidoreductase, with protein MNTLIIGATGGIGAATARVLAAQGDTLTLSGRNEATLTALAAELGAAHHAADVGYESHVRTLLEGVPPLDTLVYAAGAALPEPLKDADPGHVRAVWNANYFGALWVLKHGLGRLNAGGRVYLIGARPELVTARGFSQYAASKAALARAAEIARLEHRGVGITLVLPPAVDTALWAQVGRVPKGAVTPDVVARAIAAHRAAEPTPELRVD; from the coding sequence ATGAACACCCTGATCATCGGAGCGACCGGCGGGATCGGCGCGGCCACGGCCCGCGTCCTGGCCGCGCAGGGCGACACCCTGACCCTCAGCGGGCGGAACGAGGCGACCCTGACCGCCCTGGCGGCCGAACTGGGCGCCGCCCACCACGCCGCCGACGTGGGCTACGAGAGTCACGTCCGCACGCTGCTGGAGGGCGTGCCGCCGCTGGATACGCTGGTGTACGCGGCGGGCGCGGCCCTGCCCGAACCGCTCAAGGACGCCGATCCCGGTCACGTGCGCGCCGTGTGGAACGCCAATTACTTCGGGGCGCTGTGGGTGCTCAAGCACGGGCTGGGCCGCCTGAACGCGGGTGGGCGCGTGTACCTGATCGGCGCGCGGCCGGAACTGGTCACGGCGCGCGGTTTCAGTCAGTACGCGGCCAGCAAGGCCGCCCTGGCCCGCGCGGCCGAGATCGCCCGGCTGGAACACCGGGGGGTGGGGATCACGCTGGTGCTGCCGCCTGCCGTGGACACGGCGCTGTGGGCGCAGGTGGGCCGCGTGCCGAAAGGCGCGGTCACGCCGGACGTGGTGGCCCGCGCCATCGCCGCGCACCGCGCCGCCGAGCCCACCCCAGAACTCAGGGTGGACTGA